In Numenius arquata chromosome 20, bNumArq3.hap1.1, whole genome shotgun sequence, the following proteins share a genomic window:
- the AGTRAP gene encoding type-1 angiotensin II receptor-associated protein isoform X2, translated as MELPAVNLKAIILVHWLLTVWGCMNYVFPGSYAWGNFSVLAVGIWAIVQRDSLDAIMMFLTGLLLTVLTDIIHISVFYPPNNYLTDVKRFSIGMAIFSLLLKPMSCYLVYRMYRERGGEYTFNIGVARAGRDRSTYEPIDQQDAPPQWPDSSKAAQQPY; from the exons ATGGAGCTGCCTGCCGTCAACCTCAAG gccATCATTCTGGTACACTGGCTGCTCACAGTGTG GGGATGTATGAATTACGTGTTTCCAGGCTCCTATGCCTGGGGAAATTTCAGTGTCCTTGCAGTGGGGATCTGGGCCATTGTGCAGCGAGATTCCCTGGATGCCATCATGATG TTCCTGACTGGCCTGCTGCTCACGGTCCTCACAGACATCATTCACATCTCTGTCTTCTACCCTCCAAACAACTATCTCACTGACGTGAAGCGTTTCAGTATAGGCATGGCCatcttcagcctcctcctcaaACCTATGTCCTGCTATTTGGTGTATCGAATGTATCGGGAGCGTGGAGGAGAGTACACCTTTAACATAG GTGTCGCCCGTGCAGGCCGGGATCGCAGCACCTACGAGCCAATTGATCAGCAGGATGCCCCTCCACAGTGGCCTGACTCAAGCAAGGCAGCCCAGCAGCCGTACTGA
- the AGTRAP gene encoding type-1 angiotensin II receptor-associated protein isoform X1 encodes MELPAVNLKAIILVHWLLTVWGCMNYVFPGSYAWGNFSVLAVGIWAIVQRDSLDAIMMFLTGLLLTVLTDIIHISVFYPPNNYLTDVKRFSIGMAIFSLLLKPMSCYLVYRMYRERGGEYTFNIDLESSSDSHFAHNGVARAGRDRSTYEPIDQQDAPPQWPDSSKAAQQPY; translated from the exons ATGGAGCTGCCTGCCGTCAACCTCAAG gccATCATTCTGGTACACTGGCTGCTCACAGTGTG GGGATGTATGAATTACGTGTTTCCAGGCTCCTATGCCTGGGGAAATTTCAGTGTCCTTGCAGTGGGGATCTGGGCCATTGTGCAGCGAGATTCCCTGGATGCCATCATGATG TTCCTGACTGGCCTGCTGCTCACGGTCCTCACAGACATCATTCACATCTCTGTCTTCTACCCTCCAAACAACTATCTCACTGACGTGAAGCGTTTCAGTATAGGCATGGCCatcttcagcctcctcctcaaACCTATGTCCTGCTATTTGGTGTATCGAATGTATCGGGAGCGTGGAGGAGAGTACACCTTTAACATAG ACCTGGAGTCCTCATCTGACAGCCATTTTGCCCACAATG GTGTCGCCCGTGCAGGCCGGGATCGCAGCACCTACGAGCCAATTGATCAGCAGGATGCCCCTCCACAGTGGCCTGACTCAAGCAAGGCAGCCCAGCAGCCGTACTGA